The Candidatus Latescibacterota bacterium genomic sequence TGGAAAACGAAATCACGGGATCAGTATATCGGATGGGACGCTTCCACTCGCGAAAAAAACCTGATGTATTTAACAAATAACACTCGTTTCCTTATCCTTCCTTGGATCCAAGTCCCCCACTTGGCGAGTCACATTTTGTCTCAAATAGCCCATCGTTTGAGTTCGGACTGGATGGAAAAATACAGCCATCCTATTTATTTACTAGAGACCTTCGTCGAACGAGATCGCTTTCGTGGAATTTGTTACCAAGCAGCCAATTGGATTTGTACAGGCCAAACCAAAGGCCGTACCCGCAACGACCGATACGCCTCGATTCAAGCACCGATCAAAGATGTCTATGTTTATCCTCTGTCCAAACGCTTTCGCCGGGAGTTATGTCATGGAGTATGAGCACTGGAAAGCGATTTACAACGCGGGACAAGAAAGTGTGATTCAGAAATTTGAGGAACTCACAGTAGAAAACAAAGCGTTGCGAGAACACCTTAAACAATTAGAGGAACAACGGGCCAAGAACAGCCGCAATAGCAGCAAGCCCCCGTCTTCCGATGGTCTAAAAAAGCCTAACCAAACAAGTTCAGATAAACGCCAACGAGAGAGAAAAAGAGGGAAAGGCAGCAAACGTGATCCCGGTGCTCAAAAAGGGCATAAAGGAAGCACGCTCAATCCTGTCAAGAATCCGAAACACAGGGAGATCCATCAAGTTCAAACATGCCAGGAATGTGGACACTCCCTTCAAGATCAAGAAGCAATCGATTACGAATCCCGGCAAGTCTTCGATATCCCTCCCATTGAAATAGAAGTGACCGAGCACCGGGCGGAGATCAAGGAATGTCCGCATTGTGACGCGATCAACAAAGCAGAGTTTCCCGAAGATGTAAACGCCCCAACCCAATATGGCCCTCGTGTCAAATCGATTGCGGCTTACATGAAAGCCTATCAATTACTTCCTTACAAACGCAGCGCGGAATTCTTTCGTGATATATTTTCCTTACATTTAAGCGAAGGTACACTAGTCAATATCATTCAGGATTGTTCTAATCGTCTTCAATCGGTGAACGAACAGATTCGCCAAACTCTCAAGAAAAAATCGGTCGGTGGTTTTGATGAATCGGGATGCCGGGTCGAGGGCAAGCGCATCTGGATTCATGTCGCTTGCACGTCTGAGTTGACCTATTTTGAACTTCATGATAAGCGAGGACGTGAAGCCATGGACGATATTGGGATCCTTCCAGTTTTTGAAGGACGAGCGATACATGATTTTTTTCAATCCTATTATCAATACGACTGTGATCATGGATTATGCAATGCCCATCTGCTTCGCGAACTGATTTTTCTTTATGAAGTTCACGATCAGAAGTGGGCGGATCAAATGATTGACTGTTTATTGGATATGAAAGATGCTGTTGAGAAGGCAAAAGAACAGAATGTGTCGAATTGCGAAATCCAAGGAGAAAAACTTAAAACGCGCTATGATGAAATTGTT encodes the following:
- a CDS encoding IS66 family transposase is translated as MEYEHWKAIYNAGQESVIQKFEELTVENKALREHLKQLEEQRAKNSRNSSKPPSSDGLKKPNQTSSDKRQRERKRGKGSKRDPGAQKGHKGSTLNPVKNPKHREIHQVQTCQECGHSLQDQEAIDYESRQVFDIPPIEIEVTEHRAEIKECPHCDAINKAEFPEDVNAPTQYGPRVKSIAAYMKAYQLLPYKRSAEFFRDIFSLHLSEGTLVNIIQDCSNRLQSVNEQIRQTLKKKSVGGFDESGCRVEGKRIWIHVACTSELTYFELHDKRGREAMDDIGILPVFEGRAIHDFFQSYYQYDCDHGLCNAHLLRELIFLYEVHDQKWADQMIDCLLDMKDAVEKAKEQNVSNCEIQGEKLKTRYDEIVQQGFDINPLPVETKPRKRGRPKRTTAQNLLIRLRDHKSEILAFVDDFDVPFDNNQSERDLRMIKTQQKISGTFRSSAGGNSFCTIRGYISSIRKQSINVMHSIQSIFTGNPISPCSIEP